A window of Gigantopelta aegis isolate Gae_Host unplaced genomic scaffold, Gae_host_genome ctg1830_pilon_pilon, whole genome shotgun sequence genomic DNA:
TTATGGATATCCGTAATCTTCAACGTACTAGAGGAGATCTTCGGTTTCGTGGAGTCAAAGGGACAACAGGGACACAAGCTAGTTTTTTAACTCTCTTTAACGGTGATCATTCTAAGGTGgaacttaaattatttaattataaaattccCGTACAataactgtctgtctgtatgcaACTTTATGACATTGTAGGTTGAACAATTGGATCAGAAAGTGACTCAAATGGCTGATTTCCAaaagtaaattttatatttttcccAAAATAGTTTGACAgacttgtttgtttttagttgttttataattactggGCAAACATACAGTAGGAAACAAGACCTCGATGTTTTGACTGCTCTAGGTGGACTGGCTGCCTCTATACATAAAGTAAATAAGTTCATATTAATCAGATACATTATTATAaagtattataatattagaTTTGTACTGATATTAGATTGTTAGCGAATCAAAAAGAAATTGAAGAACCATTTGAAAAAGATCAGATAGGTTAGTAGTGATATACAACACTAGTGTATGCATTGTAGTATATCTGTAGGTTCCAGTGCTATGCCTTATAAACGTAATCCCATGAGAAGTGAAAGGTGTTGTAGTTTAGCTCGTCATTTGATGTCTCTTGTAGCTAATACTCAATACACATTAGCAGTTCAGTGGTTAGAACGGTCGCTAGATGACAGTGCTAGATGACAGTGCTAACAGGAGGATTACATTAGCTGAGGGCTTTTTAACAGCAGATTCTTTACTTATTACTTTGCAAAATATTTGTGAAGGACTAGTGGTTTATCCTAAGGTAGAAAACTCCACCTACAAATAATGAGAACAGCCTTTATTTTGTGTTCATTCTGTGACAATTATATGTTTGTTGTGTTGTCCATTATGCAATTACTGCCATTATGACTTATGTCCAATTAGTCCATTATGTGCTCACTATGTGTCCATTATATGTCCATTGTATGTCTATTATGCGTCcattgtatgtttattatatgtccATTATGTGCCCTCACTATGTGTCCAttatatgtccatgtgtatATGTCTATGTTATGTCCGTCCCATTGTATGTGTTCATTATATGTCCATTATGTGCCCACTATGTGTCCATtatatgtccattgtattatattgtatgttcATTATATGTCCATTATGTGCCCACTATGTGtccattatatgtatatatgtccaTATGTCCATTATGTGCCCACTATGTCCATGTTAGCGTCATTGTATGTCCCATTATTATGTGTCCATTATATGTTCCATTATATGTCCATTTATGTGCCCACTATGTGTCTAACATGTATCCCATTATGACGGTCTATGTGTCCATTTTATGTCCAGGTTATTGAGAGACACATATCACAAGAATTACCTTTTATGGCATCTGAAAATATTATTATGGAAATGGTCAAATTTGGTGCTGATAGACAGGTTTAATTTTAGactacaattataattatattttatccaCATCATTCAGGAATGTCATGAACATATACGTGTTCTCTCACAAGAAGCAGGAGCCGAAGTTAAAGAACATGGAAGAGAAAATGATCTTGTAGAACGTATTAAAATGTCATCATATTTCTCTCCTATTCATGACAAACTTGATGTTCTATTAAATCCAACGTCTTTTATTGGGCGTGCCCCACAAcaagtaataattaataattttaattaattaatttggttGAATTATTTCTTGAAGGTTGAAGATTTTTTAAGTAAAGAAGTACAACCAGTTTTGGATTGCTACAAGGACATGTTACAAATTGAAGCTAAATTAGAaatttgagattttaattttaatattaaattgatTACCTAATATTGACGTTAATAACTTCACCGAGCATGCGcaaaataactaataatttaCGGAGAGTCTCCTGGCGTGTCCTACAGCTCACGTTGAAGCGccattctctctttctctgattttgtacattttaaaagtttttaatgTGTTATCGTGTCTCTCTTTAGCTGATGGAGCGAGCAAATGGACTAAGTCAAAGGTAAGCAAGGAATTTTAAGTTTATTAAGAAGACGAATGACTTAACTTGCGTATACCAATAAGCGCGGGCCCACgtgtactttattttttattattttccagCTCTGATACGGAGTCTATCAGCAAGTATGACCTTCATACAAGTTATATTTATGCAGCAATGCAGTCATCAAGTCCACTAAGAAAAGAAGAACACGAAAATTTCAACTTAATTGGGAAATCCTTACAGGGTACCTTTGAACTCTCTTCAGAGTATGCTCTCAATGATACAGTATCATCTTTACCGAGCAGTGAGTTAGACTACTCTCATATAAGTGTTGCTGAGAAGGATTCACTGAGACAACATTTCAAATTGAAGAACTTCCATATCCCAATCAAACGATTAAGTCATTTACGTGTCAAACAGCTCAAAAAGGCTATGAAGAAAGTCTCATCGTTTTGTGATAGAAAAGGTATGTATCTAGTTGACAATGGCTGTGACAATCAGAGGAAGTATCCTGAGCCAATATTCAAGAAGTATcataaaataaagaagaaaaagaaatcatCAAAAGATGACGGATCATGTAAACATCGCAAGCTTAAAtactacttaaaaaaaaaaagttatcaaaataaaagaaaggcGCAAAAAGTTGTTGGTTAGTacatacaatagttttatagACTATTATCTTTTGATATTATAGGGATCTTCTCATAGGTCTAGAGATCAGAAATATCATTCCATGTTATCAGACTCTATTAAAAGTTTACAGGAGTTGTTAGAAGTTACTAAAGAGAAAGTAGTCCCTGTGATTGTCCTAAGTGGAAGAGATTTTGACGAGTGTGAAGATGAATGTATGATAAAAGACTCACCAAGGTAATGAAGGGTGTGTCTAGCACAATGCCTTCATtgcaactttttgtttttaggaAAAGAGTAAAATTTTTAGATGAGAATAATACACCTGAAGAAGAATTACTTGATTCTTCTACCTTGTTGACAGAACTGAAATCTGATGATATATCTATTGTGTCTGAGGAACTTCAAGGTACAGTTATAAATGATATTAAGTGtgatttgattatttttatagTGACTGACCCTGTGATCACAAAGCAAGACACCCTCAAATGCACCCTCGGAAGCACCTCCCAAATCTAGTTTTACCATTTTATCCTTTTTACTTACCAGATCCTATATTGAGAGATCCATCACAAAgaactacaacatttagtatactaaaaaaaagaaatcgaAAAAGGTTTTATATCGAAAAGAATTCAAATCAGAATATGAATGTAAAAAGGTATTGTTTAAAAGATCAACTATAAATTATTTACTTCTCTTTAGAAGAAACAAGTTTCTTTTATTGGACTACCTCCTTTGAGGATGGAAGACAATGGAGATAGTGTCTCCCTAATCTCTGACCTAGAGACTAATGAGGATATTGATACTGACATGATAGCTGTTACAGAAGATTATAATGGAGATTGGAAAAAGGTAACAAATAGTTCAGTATtcatttattgtaatttatttgtAGAAAAGTGCTAATAAGAGACGTCAATTAAGAAAATTGAGGAAACGTCGAAAACATCGTGAGAATCCTCGACTTCGAAACAGAGGTTGTCAGGTAACTATTTCATTGTTGTAGTTTCTCAGAATTTTATGTCATCCATTGTTTAGACTGGAAAATCAGCTGATGACAATCCTTTAGAATTG
This region includes:
- the LOC121391180 gene encoding LOW QUALITY PROTEIN: adenylosuccinate lyase-like (The sequence of the model RefSeq protein was modified relative to this genomic sequence to represent the inferred CDS: deleted 2 bases in 2 codons; substituted 1 base at 1 genomic stop codon) encodes the protein MRHNFSEARKFSTWRKLWYFLAKAEKELGLDITDEQLEEMAKNIDNIDFSRAEEEERKRRHDVMAHVHTYAACCPRAAAIIHLGATSCYVGDNTDIIVIRDALDILLPKLARCIARIGKFANDYKLLLHLVSHIFQPAQLTTVGKRACLWANDLLMDIRNLQRTRGDLRFRGVKGTTGTQASFLTLFNGDHSKVEQLDQKVTQMADFQNCFIITGQTYSRKQDLDVLTALGGLAASIHKICTDIRLLANQKEIEEPFEKDQIGSSAMPYKRNPMRSERCCSLARHLMSLVANTQYTLAVQWLERSXMTVLDDSANRRITLAEGFLTADSLLITLQNICEGLVVYPKVIERHISQELPFMASENIIMEMVKFGADRQECHEHIRVLSQEAGAEVKEHGRENDLVERIKMSSYFSPIHDKLDVLLNPTSFIGRAPQQVEDFLSKEVQPVLDCYKDMLQIEAKLEI